Proteins from a single region of Streptomyces spectabilis:
- a CDS encoding TetR/AcrR family transcriptional regulator, giving the protein MSPKQQRGEATVDLLLDTALRVYAHAGAQGFTVNAVTAASGVSFGSLYHHFGSFDGLAAALYLRCVDQLCDPVVAAVTRCRTARTGIRALVRAYLDFTRDHRDVALFLHGSAYSSYLAAHAKRVMAAKDAKFAPIAAWLHPRIVSGEVAALPAPLIEVLVMGPVAETAHRWLSSTYEVDLEEAARVLPDRIWRSLQAD; this is encoded by the coding sequence GTGTCCCCTAAGCAGCAGCGTGGCGAGGCCACCGTCGACCTGCTCCTCGACACCGCCCTGCGGGTGTACGCGCACGCGGGTGCGCAGGGCTTCACGGTCAACGCGGTCACGGCGGCGAGCGGCGTGAGCTTCGGCAGCCTCTACCACCACTTCGGCAGTTTCGACGGCCTGGCCGCCGCGCTCTATCTGCGCTGCGTGGACCAGCTCTGCGACCCGGTGGTGGCCGCCGTCACCCGCTGCCGCACGGCCCGCACCGGCATCCGCGCCCTGGTGCGGGCCTATCTGGACTTCACCCGCGACCACCGGGACGTGGCGCTCTTCCTGCACGGCTCCGCGTACTCCAGCTATCTGGCGGCCCACGCGAAGCGGGTGATGGCGGCGAAGGACGCCAAGTTCGCGCCCATCGCCGCCTGGCTGCACCCGCGCATCGTCTCCGGCGAGGTGGCCGCGCTGCCCGCGCCCCTGATCGAGGTCCTGGTCATGGGCCCGGTGGCGGAGACGGCCCACCGCTGGCTCTCCAGCACCTACGAGGTGGACCTGGAGGAGGCGGCCCGGGTCCTGCCGGACCGCATCTGGCGCTCGTTGCAGGCGGATTAG
- a CDS encoding MarR family winged helix-turn-helix transcriptional regulator, whose product MGDSGWLSDEQQRAWRSFVSMHTALLTRLNAHLQDEGGLSSPDYQILVALSEAPRGRARATALGRETGWEKSRLSHHLSRMERRGLLRREASAEDSRYADVVLTDTGRAAIEAAAPRHVAHVREWFVDAMTPEQLAAFGDLCDAVVAKVRTPTDGPCRIGFEPTGA is encoded by the coding sequence ATGGGCGATTCCGGGTGGCTGAGCGACGAACAACAGCGCGCGTGGCGGAGCTTCGTCTCCATGCACACGGCTCTGCTCACGCGCCTGAACGCGCACCTCCAGGACGAGGGCGGCCTGTCGTCCCCCGACTACCAGATCCTGGTCGCGCTCTCCGAAGCGCCGCGCGGGCGCGCCCGGGCCACCGCCCTCGGCAGGGAGACCGGCTGGGAGAAGAGCCGCCTCTCGCACCATCTGAGCCGCATGGAGCGGCGTGGCCTGCTGCGTCGTGAGGCGTCGGCGGAGGACAGCAGGTACGCCGACGTCGTCCTGACCGACACCGGCCGGGCGGCGATAGAGGCGGCGGCCCCGCGCCATGTCGCGCACGTGCGCGAGTGGTTCGTCGACGCGATGACGCCCGAGCAGCTCGCCGCCTTCGGTGACCTGTGCGACGCCGTGGTGGCCAAGGTGCGGACGCCGACGGACGGGCCCTGCCGGATCGGTTTTGAGCCGACCGGGGCCTGA
- a CDS encoding SCO5918 family protein, with protein sequence MRCVIARYPFELTKNGVLASMKGIMPEVVTGASVTIGRRRYPVKQVGRIITRQDPRDFTSGEVVRAMTRLGFSCDEHPGTAPASAPTPFESAAALLGGTPEKV encoded by the coding sequence ATGCGCTGTGTCATCGCCCGCTACCCGTTCGAGCTGACCAAGAACGGGGTGCTGGCCTCGATGAAGGGCATCATGCCCGAGGTCGTCACGGGTGCGTCCGTGACCATCGGCCGCCGCCGCTACCCGGTCAAGCAGGTGGGCCGGATCATCACCCGGCAGGACCCCCGCGACTTCACCAGCGGCGAGGTCGTCCGGGCCATGACCCGCCTCGGCTTCAGCTGCGACGAGCACCCCGGGACCGCCCCGGCGAGCGCCCCCACCCCGTTCGAGAGCGCGGCGGCGCTGCTCGGGGGCACCCCCGAGAAGGTGTGA
- a CDS encoding PQQ-binding-like beta-propeller repeat protein has protein sequence MAGPPPQRPHEPVPGNPYVQPVPAPKRRKGAVAWVVAGAVIAAAGVGAGAYALLKEDDGRRSGGFRAPLARDTGPSGEPSGSGERTDAPGGPDAPVRRVDVNAGRKQGESKGWLDLNGVKLPGKGAMLGDLWTVDGGGPGRADQLVVQALYDTVTAYRARDGEKAWTLRLPDRVCDTPVDTAPGGHVVVAYGNGTTSGSGKCNQLQQIDLRTGEKGWHRELKEHDLSDSTSTVHLAMTGGTVTVGQGDIAHGYRVSDGKRLFSSRRERVGACFLRDVAGGARLLYVEGCAAGAPKAHGLVKNVDPRTGDVRWRYRTRAGWSVDKVYSVDPLVLAVRNKDDYDKWGIVSVDGKGRERAWIPLDKGPYAYEMCDGAGDAGEGVQNCPGGAVGGDSLYLPTEPKDGVLGPNRVVAFDLATGERRWTATVRGRQLIPVRQTGDGRRSGVVVYVRAQHGKTGRTVRFPAGGGAPEVLLRHSTPAQKWEAEMFAGETLYSGGRIFVAPSRLEPKALGGKKEQGRLVSFGR, from the coding sequence ATGGCAGGTCCTCCACCCCAGCGGCCGCACGAGCCCGTTCCCGGCAATCCGTACGTCCAGCCCGTCCCCGCCCCGAAGAGGCGGAAGGGCGCGGTGGCCTGGGTCGTCGCGGGTGCGGTGATCGCGGCCGCGGGCGTGGGCGCGGGCGCGTACGCCCTCCTGAAGGAGGACGACGGTAGGCGGTCCGGTGGTTTCCGGGCCCCGCTCGCCCGCGACACGGGACCGTCGGGCGAGCCGTCCGGCTCGGGGGAGCGGACGGACGCGCCCGGCGGCCCCGACGCGCCGGTGCGGCGCGTGGACGTCAACGCCGGGCGCAAGCAAGGCGAGTCCAAGGGCTGGCTCGACCTGAACGGCGTCAAGCTGCCCGGCAAGGGCGCCATGCTGGGCGATCTGTGGACCGTGGACGGCGGCGGGCCCGGCAGGGCCGACCAGCTCGTCGTGCAGGCCCTCTACGACACGGTCACCGCGTACCGCGCGCGGGACGGCGAGAAGGCCTGGACCCTGCGGCTGCCCGACAGGGTCTGCGACACCCCCGTCGACACCGCGCCCGGCGGGCACGTCGTCGTCGCGTACGGCAACGGCACCACCTCCGGCTCCGGCAAGTGCAACCAGCTCCAGCAGATCGACCTGCGGACCGGCGAGAAGGGCTGGCACCGCGAGCTGAAGGAGCACGACCTCTCGGACAGCACGAGCACCGTGCACCTCGCCATGACCGGCGGCACCGTCACCGTCGGCCAGGGCGACATCGCCCACGGGTACCGCGTGAGCGACGGCAAGCGGCTGTTCTCCTCCCGGCGCGAGCGCGTGGGCGCCTGCTTCCTGCGCGACGTCGCGGGCGGCGCCCGGCTCCTGTACGTCGAGGGCTGTGCGGCCGGGGCGCCCAAGGCCCACGGCCTGGTGAAGAACGTCGACCCCAGGACCGGCGACGTCCGCTGGCGGTACCGCACCAGGGCCGGCTGGAGCGTCGACAAGGTGTACTCCGTCGACCCCCTCGTCCTCGCCGTCCGCAACAAGGACGACTACGACAAGTGGGGCATCGTCTCCGTGGACGGCAAGGGCCGCGAGCGCGCCTGGATCCCACTCGACAAGGGACCGTACGCGTACGAGATGTGCGACGGGGCCGGGGACGCCGGGGAAGGCGTGCAGAACTGCCCGGGAGGCGCCGTCGGCGGCGACTCCCTGTATCTGCCGACCGAGCCGAAGGACGGCGTCCTCGGGCCCAACAGGGTCGTCGCCTTCGACCTCGCGACGGGCGAGCGGCGCTGGACCGCCACCGTGCGCGGGCGGCAGCTCATCCCCGTGCGGCAGACCGGGGACGGCAGGCGCTCGGGCGTGGTCGTGTACGTGCGCGCGCAGCACGGCAAGACCGGCCGCACCGTGCGGTTCCCGGCCGGGGGCGGGGCGCCGGAGGTGCTGCTCCGGCACTCCACGCCCGCCCAGAAGTGGGAGGCCGAGATGTTCGCGGGGGAGACGCTGTACAGCGGTGGGCGGATCTTCGTGGCGCCGTCGCGGCTCGAACCCAAGGCGCTCGGCGGCAAGAAGGAGCAGGGGCGGCTGGTGTCGTTCGGCCGGTGA
- a CDS encoding helix-turn-helix domain-containing protein yields MAADNPLSGRLDDDDYPAYTMGRAAEMLGTTPGFLRAIGEARLITPLRSEGGHRRYSRYQLRIAARARELVDQGTPIEAACRIVILEDQLEDAQRINAEYRRAADAASDHRSGPGPS; encoded by the coding sequence ATGGCAGCAGATAATCCACTCAGTGGCCGTCTGGACGACGACGACTACCCCGCGTACACGATGGGCAGGGCCGCCGAAATGCTCGGCACCACCCCTGGCTTCCTGCGAGCCATCGGTGAGGCCCGTCTGATCACTCCGCTGCGCTCGGAGGGCGGACATCGCCGGTACTCGCGCTACCAACTGCGCATCGCCGCCCGCGCCCGCGAGCTCGTCGACCAAGGGACCCCGATCGAGGCCGCGTGCCGCATCGTCATCCTCGAGGACCAGCTTGAGGACGCTCAGCGCATCAACGCCGAGTACCGCCGTGCCGCGGACGCCGCGTCCGACCACCGTTCCGGCCCCGGCCCGAGCTGA
- a CDS encoding condensation domain-containing protein, with translation MTDLQRCEIRPGRLVEWTLHPAAVGAARALPDDVRPPAYVQESHIRTSRTVRRDGLFVPTWLGTVFDLPGRVDLDVLQGALRVWTLRHETLRSGFRWAGDEMRRFTLAADDVALQRAEGGTFTDAATLIRYLQDRFDTAADALTWPNFIFTAIVRDDGATVCMAFDHSNVDAYSVHRITAEIHELYAAGLGGTAVAAPPVASYVDFCASERTDADRIDHTHAVVARWREFIGRCDGKLPNFPVDLGLDPEGPLPEQRLLHEMLVGDAEAAAFEAYCRPYGGSLVGVLASVALIAREISGLRVYRTVVPFHTRVRSQWAESVGWYVGGAPIEVPIADAVDFDDALRMVRAALREARPLSRMPIARVLPLLGADFRPTSPDLYSIVSYVDTRATPGAERWQELKAYGLIRVSYGDQVCAWITRLHEGLQFACRYPDTDAAYKNMRLVVERLRERLVEVAGAVPDGVPSARSGQGAPRVTPVP, from the coding sequence ATGACCGACCTTCAGCGTTGCGAGATCCGTCCCGGACGGCTCGTGGAGTGGACGCTGCACCCGGCCGCGGTGGGGGCCGCGCGGGCCCTGCCCGACGACGTCAGGCCGCCCGCGTACGTGCAGGAGTCCCACATCCGCACCTCGCGCACGGTGCGCCGCGACGGCCTGTTCGTGCCGACCTGGCTCGGCACCGTCTTCGACCTGCCGGGCCGCGTCGACCTCGACGTCCTCCAGGGCGCGCTGCGCGTCTGGACGCTGCGGCACGAGACGCTGCGCAGCGGCTTCCGCTGGGCGGGCGACGAGATGCGGCGCTTCACGCTCGCCGCCGACGACGTCGCGCTGCAGCGCGCGGAGGGCGGCACCTTCACCGACGCGGCCACCCTGATCCGCTATCTCCAGGACCGCTTCGACACCGCGGCGGACGCGTTGACCTGGCCGAACTTCATCTTCACCGCCATCGTCCGGGACGACGGGGCGACCGTGTGCATGGCGTTCGACCACAGCAACGTCGACGCGTACTCGGTCCACCGCATCACCGCCGAGATCCACGAGCTGTACGCCGCCGGGCTCGGGGGCACCGCCGTGGCCGCCCCGCCGGTCGCCAGCTACGTCGACTTCTGCGCGAGCGAGCGCACCGACGCCGACCGGATCGACCACACCCACGCCGTCGTGGCCCGCTGGCGGGAGTTCATCGGCCGGTGCGACGGCAAGCTGCCGAACTTCCCCGTCGACCTCGGCCTCGACCCCGAGGGCCCGCTGCCCGAGCAGCGGCTGCTGCACGAGATGCTCGTGGGCGACGCGGAGGCCGCCGCCTTCGAGGCGTACTGCCGCCCCTACGGCGGCAGTCTCGTCGGCGTCCTCGCGTCGGTCGCGCTCATCGCCCGGGAGATCAGCGGTCTGCGGGTGTACCGCACCGTCGTGCCGTTCCACACCCGGGTGCGCTCGCAGTGGGCCGAATCGGTGGGCTGGTACGTGGGCGGGGCGCCGATCGAGGTGCCCATCGCCGACGCGGTGGACTTCGACGACGCGCTGCGGATGGTCCGCGCCGCCCTGCGCGAGGCCAGGCCGCTGTCCCGGATGCCGATCGCCCGGGTGCTCCCGCTCCTCGGCGCCGACTTCCGGCCCACGTCCCCCGACCTCTACTCGATCGTCAGTTACGTCGACACGCGGGCGACCCCGGGCGCGGAGCGGTGGCAGGAGCTGAAGGCGTACGGCCTGATCCGGGTGTCGTACGGCGACCAGGTGTGCGCGTGGATCACCCGGCTCCACGAGGGGCTCCAGTTCGCCTGCCGCTACCCGGACACCGACGCGGCGTACAAGAACATGCGGCTCGTGGTGGAGCGGCTGCGGGAGCGCCTGGTGGAGGTGGCGGGGGCGGTGCCGGACGGCGTCCCGTCCGCGCGGTCCGGGCAGGGCGCTCCCCGGGTCACCCCGGTCCCGTAG
- a CDS encoding tetratricopeptide repeat protein: MTGRKSGARQGSQRRIPQPLGVTPAPLRDLKEYVYQLYVDAGAPATQRMAEEIGQDDALPGSPSKATIHRIIGSTELPTGQEDVVSVALLLARWAGREEGRAGTLVRRMWFAAQLAQPLGSPVVDLDPFALEVHRAISVPGERALPRLPAYVPRDHDAALGDLVDRATGGESLMVTLVGESSTGKTRACWEVLRRLPQGWRVWHPFDPTRPDAALVHLAEVGAQTVIWLNEIQHYLLAPDAKTAEGIAAGLRSLLTDRRRGPVLVLATIWPRFWETLTLPSATGADDRFEQQRKLLTGLGRCVVVPKAFTEHDLRQARQRARDDPRLASALAGATDGEITQFLAGVPELMRRYLCAPPAQKALIHAAMDYRRLGHGPVLPHELLAEAAEGYLRDQERGLRGSRWLEEALAHCAMPCHGVPGPLTPVAARSGALTARAYRLADYLEQYGRVDRRLMSPPAAFWRAAVRRCPHTDDSVALARAAQRRGRLQIAASLYGRALQAGNTDVRPELGRLAEGVGDLDRAKDFYEAAWEDDHRAHWELVRLRQLKGEPGRAEELAHEAANQGDSSCLTRLVRLRQEAGDEEGAQRLTRNAAASGKIRTYAGLARSREEAGDRRGAEELAFLALTRTGSTYALSDLVGLREKAGEGAAAERLVRAAAAGGKVRPAFRLAGLRRQAGDREGAARALDLAADAGSIFALTELARLKRRWGDSDGAERFLGTAVRQGSVYALTELARLREKAGDREAAVRLYRSAASAGSSDALAHLALLKEEEGAGAEAESMACGAAGGGSTFALLELSWLREKNSDSEGAERLAHTANRAGNSGALVLLARLREKSGDKAGAEALVLRAARAGDAQVLNEFVLRREKSGDSEGAERLAAAGGGRVLLQLARLWESDGRKSEAERLYQRAADLGRTRALGELARLKQQSGDHEAAEHHARAAARAGHVEALSDLAELCAHRGSPAEADRLYRLAVDAGHDASLPTWSALRARTTPRWRDLPRYGLTAEGELSGPWCFAPRRGHG; the protein is encoded by the coding sequence ATGACCGGTCGCAAGAGTGGTGCGCGGCAAGGGAGCCAGCGACGGATTCCGCAGCCGCTGGGCGTGACTCCCGCGCCGCTGCGGGACTTGAAGGAGTACGTCTACCAGCTCTACGTGGACGCCGGCGCGCCCGCGACACAGCGCATGGCGGAGGAGATCGGGCAGGACGACGCCCTTCCTGGCAGCCCGTCGAAGGCCACCATCCACCGGATCATCGGCTCCACGGAACTCCCGACGGGCCAGGAGGACGTCGTCTCCGTCGCCCTCCTCCTCGCCCGGTGGGCGGGCCGGGAGGAGGGCCGGGCGGGGACGCTGGTCCGCCGGATGTGGTTCGCCGCCCAGCTCGCCCAGCCCCTCGGCAGCCCCGTCGTCGACCTCGACCCCTTCGCCCTCGAGGTGCACCGGGCGATCAGCGTGCCCGGGGAGCGGGCGCTGCCGCGCCTTCCCGCGTACGTGCCGAGGGACCACGACGCGGCGCTCGGCGACCTCGTGGACCGGGCGACCGGCGGCGAGAGCCTCATGGTCACGCTGGTCGGCGAGTCCTCGACCGGGAAGACCCGCGCCTGCTGGGAGGTGCTGCGCCGCCTTCCGCAGGGGTGGCGGGTGTGGCACCCCTTCGACCCGACGCGCCCGGACGCCGCGCTCGTGCACCTCGCGGAGGTCGGCGCGCAGACGGTGATCTGGCTCAACGAGATCCAGCACTACCTCCTCGCCCCCGACGCGAAGACCGCCGAGGGCATCGCCGCGGGCCTGCGCTCGCTCCTGACCGACCGGCGGCGCGGCCCGGTCCTCGTCCTCGCCACCATCTGGCCCCGGTTCTGGGAGACCTTGACGCTGCCCTCGGCCACCGGCGCCGACGACCGCTTCGAGCAGCAGCGCAAGCTCCTCACCGGGCTCGGCCGGTGCGTGGTGGTGCCCAAGGCGTTCACCGAGCACGACCTGCGCCAGGCGCGGCAGCGGGCACGCGACGACCCGCGCCTCGCCAGCGCCCTGGCCGGGGCGACCGACGGGGAGATCACCCAGTTCCTCGCCGGTGTCCCGGAGCTCATGCGCCGCTATCTGTGCGCGCCCCCCGCGCAGAAGGCGCTGATCCACGCCGCCATGGACTACCGCAGGCTGGGGCACGGCCCCGTGCTCCCGCACGAGCTGCTCGCCGAGGCCGCCGAGGGCTATCTGCGCGACCAGGAGCGGGGCCTGCGCGGCAGCCGCTGGTTGGAGGAGGCCCTGGCGCACTGCGCCATGCCGTGCCACGGCGTGCCGGGACCGCTGACGCCCGTGGCGGCCCGCAGCGGCGCGCTCACCGCCCGGGCCTACCGGCTCGCGGACTACCTGGAGCAGTACGGCCGCGTCGACCGCCGCCTCATGAGCCCCCCGGCCGCCTTCTGGCGCGCGGCGGTCCGCCGCTGCCCGCACACCGACGACAGCGTCGCCCTCGCGCGCGCCGCACAGCGCAGGGGCCGCCTCCAGATCGCCGCGTCCCTCTACGGCCGGGCCCTGCAGGCCGGGAACACCGACGTGCGGCCCGAGTTGGGCCGCCTCGCCGAGGGCGTCGGCGACCTCGACCGGGCGAAGGACTTCTACGAGGCCGCGTGGGAGGACGACCACCGGGCGCACTGGGAACTCGTCCGGCTGCGCCAGCTCAAGGGCGAACCCGGCCGGGCGGAGGAGCTGGCCCACGAGGCCGCCAACCAGGGCGACAGCTCCTGTCTGACCCGGCTCGTCCGGCTCCGCCAGGAGGCCGGGGACGAGGAGGGCGCCCAGCGCCTGACGCGGAACGCCGCCGCCAGCGGAAAGATCCGGACGTACGCGGGGCTCGCCCGCTCCAGGGAGGAGGCGGGGGACCGGCGGGGCGCCGAGGAACTCGCCTTCCTCGCCCTGACCCGGACCGGCAGCACGTACGCGCTCTCCGACCTGGTGGGCCTGCGCGAGAAGGCGGGCGAAGGGGCGGCGGCGGAGCGCCTGGTCCGCGCGGCCGCCGCCGGGGGCAAGGTGCGCCCGGCCTTCCGCCTCGCCGGGCTGCGGCGCCAGGCCGGGGACCGCGAGGGCGCGGCCCGCGCCCTCGACCTCGCCGCGGACGCGGGCAGCATCTTCGCCCTGACGGAGCTGGCCCGCCTCAAGCGGCGGTGGGGCGACAGCGACGGGGCCGAGCGGTTCCTGGGCACCGCCGTGCGCCAGGGCAGCGTGTACGCCCTGACCGAGCTGGCCCGCCTGCGCGAGAAGGCCGGGGACCGGGAGGCCGCGGTGCGCCTCTACCGCAGCGCGGCCTCGGCCGGCAGCTCGGACGCGCTCGCCCACCTCGCCCTGCTCAAGGAGGAGGAGGGCGCGGGCGCGGAGGCCGAGAGCATGGCGTGCGGCGCGGCGGGCGGCGGCAGCACCTTCGCGCTCCTCGAACTGTCCTGGCTGCGCGAGAAGAACAGCGACTCCGAAGGCGCCGAACGCCTGGCCCACACCGCCAACCGCGCGGGCAACTCCGGTGCGTTGGTCCTCCTCGCCCGGCTGCGCGAGAAGTCCGGCGACAAGGCCGGAGCCGAGGCCCTCGTCCTGCGCGCCGCGCGGGCCGGGGACGCCCAGGTGCTCAACGAGTTCGTGCTGCGCCGGGAGAAGAGCGGCGACAGCGAGGGCGCCGAACGCCTGGCCGCGGCCGGCGGCGGCCGCGTCCTGCTGCAACTGGCCCGCCTGTGGGAGTCGGACGGCCGCAAGTCCGAGGCGGAGCGCCTCTACCAGCGCGCCGCCGACCTGGGCCGCACCCGGGCCCTCGGCGAGCTGGCCCGCCTCAAACAGCAGTCCGGCGACCACGAGGCCGCCGAACACCACGCCCGCGCCGCCGCCCGCGCGGGGCACGTCGAGGCCCTCTCCGACCTGGCGGAGCTCTGCGCCCACCGCGGCTCACCGGCCGAGGCCGACCGCCTCTACCGCCTGGCGGTCGACGCGGGCCACGACGCGTCCCTCCCCACCTGGTCGGCCCTCCGCGCCCGCACCACCCCGCGCTGGCGCGACCTCCCGCGCTACGGCCTCACGGCAGAGGGAGAGCTGTCGGGTCCGTGGTGCTTCGCTCCGCGGCGGGGGCACGGGTGA
- a CDS encoding YncE family protein: MQQPDRQSARAGREGDVLAVVSQSGPTVSFFDAATDRHLGAVDVLAEPHELCFDPTRRLLWCASTYSSGYYHDNAGRRTELTVIDPDARRVVDVVDIAPEHGPHGLALDAARGRLYVSVEGSGDRPGGVVVIDTESRKPLGRIDTDAPGPHWFAIDPAGTIGYATNKEAPFVSVVDLERGVLTAKVEVPGSEGLAVSADGTHAFVAAPYGSFSPPRAADGSVGAAPVPGIRVVDAATASVTEVLPTENTVFPVHLTSTGLLLAGELRMETDPGSRLGRQAPGRLLVYSADTREAIGEVEVGRFPLTITSSPDGGLAYVSGVVSSTVDVIDLEILRSLARLDIARSGEPGAHGLAYVPRPT, translated from the coding sequence ATGCAGCAGCCCGACCGTCAGTCCGCCCGTGCCGGTCGCGAGGGCGACGTGCTGGCCGTCGTCAGCCAGAGCGGCCCGACCGTCTCCTTCTTCGACGCCGCCACCGACCGGCACCTCGGCGCGGTGGACGTCCTCGCCGAGCCCCACGAGTTGTGCTTCGACCCGACCCGGCGACTGCTGTGGTGCGCGTCGACGTACTCCTCCGGCTACTACCACGACAACGCGGGCCGCCGTACGGAACTGACCGTCATCGACCCCGACGCCCGCCGCGTCGTCGACGTCGTCGACATCGCGCCCGAACACGGGCCGCACGGCCTCGCGTTGGACGCCGCGCGCGGCCGTCTCTACGTCAGCGTGGAGGGGTCCGGCGACCGGCCCGGCGGCGTCGTGGTGATCGACACCGAGTCCCGCAAGCCGCTGGGCCGGATCGACACGGACGCACCGGGGCCGCACTGGTTCGCCATCGACCCGGCGGGCACCATCGGGTACGCCACCAACAAGGAGGCGCCGTTCGTGTCGGTCGTCGACCTCGAACGGGGCGTCCTCACCGCGAAGGTCGAGGTGCCGGGCAGCGAGGGGCTCGCCGTCTCCGCCGACGGCACGCACGCCTTCGTCGCGGCCCCGTACGGGTCCTTCTCCCCGCCGCGGGCCGCCGACGGGTCCGTCGGGGCCGCGCCCGTGCCCGGCATCCGGGTCGTCGACGCCGCGACGGCGTCCGTCACCGAGGTCCTGCCCACGGAGAACACCGTCTTCCCGGTGCACCTGACGTCGACGGGCCTGCTGCTCGCGGGCGAGCTGCGGATGGAGACCGACCCCGGATCGCGGCTCGGACGCCAGGCGCCCGGACGGCTCCTGGTGTACTCCGCCGACACCCGCGAGGCCATCGGCGAGGTCGAGGTGGGGCGCTTCCCGCTGACGATCACCTCGTCGCCCGACGGGGGGCTCGCCTATGTCTCCGGCGTCGTCTCCTCCACCGTCGACGTCATCGACCTGGAGATACTGCGGAGCCTGGCCCGCCTCGACATCGCCCGAAGCGGCGAGCCCGGCGCCCACGGCCTGGCATACGTGCCCCGCCCAACCTGA
- a CDS encoding LysR family transcriptional regulator: MDLNLLRALDALLQENSVTRAAERLGTSPAAASRTLARLRRAVGDPLLVRAGQGMVPTPRALELREQVGALLRGCDDVLRPGAGFAARHLQRTFTVQAIDLLQAGLAGPLAERVRTEAPGVDVVFLPESGEGGPALRQGFLDVELGVLAHLDPETRTRQLARLTLVGVARAGHPLFDGPVDARRFAEPCHIGISRLGKRLGPIDAELAKLGLRRRVAVVVPSHTSALLLARDSDLVALTLPGWLPGATEALGLRTFPVPLPLPPIDLGMAWHPRNDADPGHRWFRDHLAAAVLAPQAAARPGPTGPG; encoded by the coding sequence ATGGATCTCAATCTGCTGCGAGCCCTGGACGCCCTGCTCCAGGAGAACAGCGTGACGCGCGCCGCGGAGCGGCTCGGCACGTCCCCCGCGGCGGCCAGCCGCACCCTCGCCCGGCTCCGCCGCGCCGTCGGCGATCCCCTCCTGGTCCGCGCGGGCCAGGGCATGGTGCCCACGCCGCGGGCCCTGGAACTGCGCGAGCAGGTCGGCGCGTTGCTGCGCGGCTGCGACGACGTGCTGCGCCCCGGGGCGGGCTTCGCCGCCCGGCACCTCCAGCGGACCTTCACCGTGCAGGCCATCGACCTGCTCCAGGCGGGTCTCGCCGGGCCCCTGGCCGAGCGCGTCCGGACCGAAGCCCCGGGCGTGGACGTGGTGTTCCTGCCGGAGTCGGGGGAGGGCGGGCCCGCGCTGCGCCAGGGCTTCCTGGACGTCGAACTGGGCGTCCTCGCGCATCTGGACCCCGAGACCCGCACCCGGCAGCTCGCCCGCCTCACCCTGGTCGGCGTCGCCCGCGCCGGGCACCCGCTGTTCGACGGGCCGGTGGACGCCCGCCGCTTCGCCGAGCCCTGCCACATCGGCATCTCCCGGCTCGGCAAGCGCCTCGGCCCCATCGACGCGGAGCTGGCGAAGCTGGGCCTGCGCCGCCGGGTCGCGGTCGTCGTGCCCAGCCACACCAGCGCGCTGCTGCTCGCCCGCGACAGCGACCTCGTCGCCCTCACCCTGCCCGGCTGGCTCCCCGGCGCGACCGAGGCCCTGGGCCTGCGGACCTTCCCGGTGCCGCTGCCGCTGCCGCCGATCGACCTGGGCATGGCCTGGCACCCGCGCAACGACGCCGACCCGGGCCACCGCTGGTTCCGCGACCACCTGGCGGCGGCGGTCCTCGCCCCGCAGGCGGCCGCGCGCCCCGGCCCTACGGGACCGGGGTGA
- a CDS encoding 3-oxoacyl-ACP reductase family protein: MTSTRTRDASPDGSLGGKVALVTGGSRGIGAAIARRLAREGAAVAITYHSSPGRADGVVADIESEGGRAVAIAADSGDAEAVRAAVTGTVAAFGRLDILVNNAGVGTMGPLGELTVDDFDRDVAVNVRAVWVASQEALRHLGDGGRIISIGSVFADRMPFPNGTTYALTKAAVAGFTRALARELGPRAITVNNVQPGPVATDTNPPEGPVADVMTGLTPAARYATPDELTGLIVYLAGPEAAYVTGATINIDGGFTT, translated from the coding sequence ATGACGAGCACACGGACGCGGGACGCATCCCCCGACGGTTCCCTCGGCGGAAAGGTCGCCCTGGTGACCGGCGGGAGCCGGGGCATCGGCGCGGCCATCGCGCGCCGCCTCGCCCGCGAGGGCGCGGCCGTGGCGATCACCTACCACTCGTCGCCCGGCCGCGCGGACGGCGTCGTCGCGGACATCGAGTCCGAGGGCGGCAGGGCGGTGGCGATCGCCGCGGACTCGGGCGACGCGGAGGCGGTCCGCGCGGCGGTCACCGGCACGGTCGCCGCCTTCGGCCGCCTGGACATCCTGGTGAACAACGCGGGCGTCGGCACGATGGGCCCGCTCGGCGAGCTCACCGTCGACGACTTCGACCGGGACGTCGCGGTGAACGTGCGCGCGGTGTGGGTGGCCTCGCAGGAAGCCCTGCGGCACCTGGGCGACGGCGGCCGGATCATCTCGATCGGTAGCGTCTTCGCCGACCGCATGCCGTTCCCGAACGGCACGACGTACGCCCTGACCAAGGCGGCCGTCGCCGGATTCACCCGCGCGCTCGCCCGGGAGCTGGGCCCGAGGGCGATCACGGTCAACAACGTCCAGCCCGGCCCGGTGGCGACCGACACCAACCCGCCCGAGGGCCCCGTCGCCGACGTCATGACCGGCCTGACCCCGGCCGCCCGCTACGCGACCCCGGACGAACTGACCGGCCTGATCGTCTACTTGGCGGGCCCCGAGGCGGCGTACGTGACGGGCGCGACGATCAACATCGACGGCGGCTTCACGACCTGA